Proteins encoded within one genomic window of Halorussus salilacus:
- a CDS encoding LAGLIDADG family homing endonuclease, whose amino-acid sequence MARAENTELVDDFEQFYRRYYSDEIGDLAAKYPGEKRSLFVDWNDLYRYDADLADDYLSKPEQLQEYAEEALRLYDLPVDVSLGQAHVRIQNLPETTDIRAIRARHVNTLVSVQGIVRKATDVRPKIREAAFECQRCGTLTYIPQSGGDFQEPHECQGCERQGPFQINFDQSEFIDSQKLRVQESPEGLRGGETPQSIDVNIEDDITGEVTPGDHVTVTGVLHLEQQGSGQDKSAVFDVYMNGVSVTIEDEEFEDMDITDEDKKEIIELSNESDIYEQMVGSMAPAIYGYDEEKLAMILQLFSGVTKHLPDESRIRGDLHMLLIGDPGTGKCIKGDTKVTLADGAEKPIREIVESHLTDPKPIDDGVYQEVDIPLPSMSADGTLVQKRATKVWKREAPDEMYRIRTRSGTEIEVTPSHPLFVQSQGEFSPVQAEEIGEGDFIATPRSLPTEGDNSLEVDYRSSQSYNAVELDLPNKWTPKLARLLGYIIAEGYVESRSDNTGYVTVTNKDREILDDVAGAFDELGLNYTERASRPDKSAEEITCSSGEFVSFLRNLDPAITQGSAEQRVPDTLMNASTEVKCEFLRAYIDAEGHVSVGQREVSVASVSEELLKQVRSLLLSVGITSQLSERQKGSYRLRISGKQFQQYLQDIGFVTARKSASARAVDNGTKNTNCDVIPALSADLRRIRESLALSQSECGLARSTYQHYERGDRNPSRESLQTVVETFRTRLDRIYKLRQKVENGDWEAIETARQELNLSQQELADGIGVCQRSVSLYELGEVVPDGGRVTDARSVVLDRIDEALRVEGDIEALWALVDSDITWDRIRSIESIEPDYDWVYDLEVAGTHNYLTNNVVSHNSQMISYVQNIAPRSVYTSGKGSSSAGLTAAAVRDDFGDGQQWTLEAGALVLADKGIAAVDELDKMAPDDRSAMHEGLEQQKISVSKAGINATLKSRCSLLGAANPKYGRFDQYEPIGEQIDLEPALISRFDLIFTVTDQPDEEHDRRLAEHILQTNYAGQLNTQRTEMSAPNISEEEVRSQTEEVAPAIDADLLRKYIAYAKRNCFPTMTDEAMATIEDFYVDLRSKGVDEDAPVPVTARQLEALVRLAEASARVRLSDEVEVGDAERAVDITRSCLQDIGVDPETGQFDADVVETGTSKTQRDRIKNIKQLIADIEDEYDEGAPIDVVLDRAEDIGMDHSKAEHEIDKLKQKGEVYEPSTDHLRTT is encoded by the coding sequence ATGGCTCGCGCGGAGAACACGGAGCTAGTCGACGATTTCGAGCAGTTCTACCGGCGGTACTACAGCGACGAAATCGGGGACCTCGCCGCGAAGTACCCGGGGGAGAAGCGGTCGCTGTTCGTCGACTGGAACGACCTCTACCGGTACGACGCCGACCTCGCCGACGACTACCTCTCGAAGCCCGAACAGCTACAGGAGTACGCCGAGGAGGCCCTGCGCCTCTACGACCTCCCGGTGGACGTGAGCCTCGGACAGGCCCACGTTCGCATCCAGAACCTCCCGGAGACGACCGACATCCGCGCGATTCGCGCCCGCCACGTCAACACGCTGGTCAGCGTGCAGGGCATCGTCCGGAAGGCGACCGACGTCCGGCCGAAGATTCGGGAGGCCGCCTTCGAGTGCCAGCGATGCGGCACCCTGACCTACATCCCACAGAGCGGCGGCGACTTCCAGGAACCCCACGAGTGTCAGGGGTGTGAGCGACAGGGCCCCTTCCAGATAAACTTCGACCAGTCGGAGTTCATCGACTCCCAGAAGCTCCGCGTCCAGGAGAGCCCCGAGGGACTCCGGGGCGGCGAGACCCCCCAGAGCATCGACGTCAACATCGAGGACGACATCACGGGCGAGGTCACGCCCGGCGACCACGTCACCGTCACGGGCGTCCTCCACCTCGAACAGCAGGGCAGCGGGCAGGACAAGTCGGCGGTCTTCGACGTGTACATGAACGGCGTCTCGGTGACCATCGAGGACGAGGAGTTCGAGGACATGGACATCACCGACGAGGACAAAAAGGAGATCATCGAACTCTCGAACGAGAGCGACATCTACGAGCAGATGGTCGGTTCGATGGCTCCCGCCATCTACGGCTACGACGAGGAGAAGCTCGCGATGATTCTTCAGCTGTTCTCTGGTGTGACCAAGCATCTTCCGGACGAATCTCGTATTCGTGGCGATTTGCACATGCTCCTTATAGGGGACCCCGGAACTGGTAAGTGTATTAAAGGCGACACGAAAGTCACGCTCGCAGATGGGGCCGAGAAGCCGATACGTGAAATCGTCGAATCCCATCTTACCGACCCGAAACCGATAGACGATGGCGTGTACCAAGAGGTCGATATTCCGCTTCCGTCGATGAGTGCCGACGGGACACTCGTTCAGAAACGCGCGACGAAGGTCTGGAAGCGTGAAGCCCCCGACGAGATGTACCGGATTCGGACGAGGAGCGGAACGGAAATCGAGGTCACTCCCTCTCACCCGCTTTTCGTCCAAAGTCAAGGTGAGTTTAGCCCCGTCCAGGCTGAGGAAATTGGCGAAGGTGATTTCATCGCGACTCCTCGGTCACTCCCGACAGAAGGAGACAATAGTCTCGAAGTCGACTATAGGTCGTCACAATCGTACAATGCAGTCGAACTTGATTTACCGAACAAATGGACACCGAAGTTAGCTCGATTACTCGGGTACATCATTGCAGAGGGGTATGTAGAATCCCGGTCCGACAACACAGGCTACGTCACTGTTACAAACAAGGATCGAGAGATTCTTGACGATGTCGCCGGCGCTTTTGACGAACTCGGTTTGAATTACACTGAGCGAGCGTCACGCCCGGACAAATCTGCCGAAGAAATCACTTGTTCGTCTGGCGAGTTTGTTAGCTTCCTCAGGAATCTTGACCCTGCAATCACTCAAGGTTCCGCTGAACAGCGAGTTCCGGATACTCTAATGAATGCCTCTACGGAGGTGAAATGTGAGTTCCTTCGAGCATATATCGATGCAGAAGGTCACGTTTCGGTTGGCCAGAGAGAAGTCAGTGTTGCTTCAGTGAGTGAGGAACTGCTCAAACAGGTCCGAAGTCTTCTACTTTCAGTCGGTATTACATCACAACTCTCCGAACGCCAAAAAGGCAGTTATCGACTTCGAATTAGTGGTAAACAGTTCCAACAGTACCTCCAAGATATCGGCTTCGTCACAGCACGAAAATCTGCCAGTGCCAGAGCAGTCGATAACGGAACGAAGAACACGAATTGTGACGTAATTCCCGCTCTCTCCGCCGACCTTCGGCGTATCAGAGAGTCACTTGCACTTTCGCAATCCGAGTGTGGACTTGCACGATCCACCTACCAACACTATGAACGAGGCGACCGAAACCCGAGCCGAGAGAGTCTGCAAACCGTCGTAGAAACCTTTAGAACTCGACTTGATCGAATCTACAAACTCCGTCAAAAAGTCGAAAACGGTGATTGGGAAGCCATCGAAACGGCACGACAAGAGTTGAATCTCTCCCAACAGGAGCTTGCAGATGGTATTGGCGTTTGCCAGCGTTCGGTCAGCTTGTACGAACTAGGGGAAGTCGTTCCAGACGGTGGCCGAGTAACCGATGCGAGGAGCGTCGTTCTCGACCGTATCGACGAAGCTCTCCGTGTTGAAGGCGATATAGAGGCGCTTTGGGCACTCGTAGATAGCGACATCACTTGGGACCGCATCAGGTCCATCGAATCTATCGAACCCGACTACGACTGGGTGTACGACCTCGAAGTTGCTGGAACCCACAACTACCTGACGAACAACGTCGTCTCGCACAACTCCCAGATGATTTCGTACGTCCAGAACATCGCGCCGCGCTCGGTGTACACCTCCGGGAAAGGTAGTAGCTCCGCGGGTTTGACCGCCGCAGCGGTCCGCGACGACTTCGGCGACGGCCAGCAGTGGACCCTCGAAGCCGGGGCGCTCGTGCTCGCCGACAAGGGCATCGCGGCGGTCGACGAACTCGACAAGATGGCCCCCGACGACCGCTCTGCGATGCACGAGGGGCTCGAACAGCAGAAGATCTCGGTCTCGAAGGCGGGCATCAACGCGACGCTCAAGTCACGATGCTCGTTGCTCGGGGCGGCCAACCCCAAGTACGGTCGGTTCGACCAGTACGAACCCATCGGCGAGCAGATAGACCTCGAACCCGCGCTCATCTCGCGGTTCGACCTCATCTTCACGGTCACCGACCAGCCCGACGAGGAGCACGACCGGCGGCTGGCCGAACACATCCTCCAGACCAACTACGCGGGTCAGCTCAACACCCAGCGGACCGAGATGAGCGCGCCCAACATCTCCGAGGAGGAGGTCCGGAGCCAGACCGAGGAGGTCGCGCCCGCCATCGACGCCGACCTGTTGCGCAAGTACATCGCCTACGCCAAGCGCAACTGCTTCCCGACGATGACCGACGAGGCGATGGCGACCATCGAGGACTTCTACGTCGACCTCCGGTCGAAGGGCGTCGACGAGGACGCCCCGGTGCCGGTCACCGCCCGCCAGCTGGAGGCGCTGGTCAGGCTCGCGGAGGCCAGCGCCCGGGTGCGACTCTCCGACGAGGTCGAAGTCGGGGACGCCGAGCGCGCGGTGGATATCACCCGGTCGTGTCTCCAGGACATCGGCGTCGACCCCGAGACGGGCCAGTTCGACGCCGACGTGGTCGAGACCGGGACCTCGAAGACCCAGCGCGACCGCATCAAGAACATCAAACAGCTCATCGCCGACATCGAGGACGAGTACGACGAGGGCGCGCCAATCGACGTCGTCCTCGACCGCGCCGAGGACATCGGGATGGACCACTCGAAGGCCGAACACGAGATAGACAAGCTGAAACAGAAGGGCGAGGTGTACGAGCCCTCGACCGACCACCTCCGGACGACCTGA
- a CDS encoding DUF7854 family protein: protein MDRISALRNVEDALADFESGEADLRATEKRVLTVLRTYATEFEDDDLTAFRASGEARADGLVVVAESRSEARSRVEALLGDDCDSSGSRDRSDAADVPTGDPDVEFEIERL from the coding sequence ATGGACCGCATCTCCGCCCTTCGGAACGTCGAGGACGCGCTGGCCGACTTCGAGTCGGGCGAGGCCGACCTCCGAGCGACCGAGAAGCGCGTCCTGACGGTCCTGCGGACCTACGCCACCGAGTTCGAGGACGACGACCTGACGGCCTTCCGCGCGTCGGGCGAGGCGCGCGCCGACGGGCTGGTCGTGGTCGCCGAGTCGCGCTCGGAGGCCCGGAGTCGGGTCGAGGCCCTGCTCGGCGACGACTGCGATTCGTCGGGCTCGCGGGACCGCTCGGACGCGGCCGACGTTCCCACTGGCGACCCCGATGTCGAATTCGAGATCGAGCGGCTGTGA
- a CDS encoding DUF7504 family protein: MQTKGHNGDGSLQDAVERGACVLVLSPSIHDATDDACLDLLSLDDPSEQNVLWVAYTRSPDACIQDWVSSVGERPRNLRFVSVGETTRSASAVSGGDGTRGEVVDALSSPGDLTGLGIKLSEVLKAWDSNDNETVACFDSLTALLQYADLQTVYKFLHVLTGRFDAAGVTAHFHLDPDACDDQTVSTLTSLFDTVLELDDDGEWAVRTR, from the coding sequence ATGCAAACGAAGGGTCACAACGGGGATGGGTCGTTGCAGGACGCCGTCGAGCGAGGGGCTTGCGTCCTAGTGCTCTCGCCGTCGATCCACGACGCCACCGACGACGCGTGTCTCGACCTGCTCTCGCTCGACGACCCTTCCGAGCAGAACGTCCTCTGGGTCGCGTACACGCGCTCGCCCGACGCCTGCATCCAAGACTGGGTCTCGTCCGTGGGCGAGCGCCCGCGGAACTTGCGGTTCGTCAGCGTCGGCGAGACGACCCGCTCGGCGTCGGCGGTCTCCGGTGGTGACGGGACCCGCGGGGAGGTCGTCGACGCGCTGTCGAGTCCGGGCGACCTGACGGGACTCGGAATCAAACTCAGCGAGGTCCTCAAGGCGTGGGACAGCAACGACAACGAGACGGTCGCGTGTTTCGACTCGCTGACCGCCCTGCTCCAGTACGCCGACCTCCAGACGGTCTACAAGTTCCTCCACGTCCTGACCGGCCGGTTCGACGCCGCGGGCGTGACCGCCCACTTTCACCTCGACCCCGACGCCTGCGACGACCAGACGGTCAGCACCCTCACCTCGCTGTTCGACACGGTTCTCGAACTCGACGACGACGGCGAGTGGGCCGTCCGGACCAGATAG
- a CDS encoding DUF7855 family protein, whose product MLLVVTYSQAARQTLRNVCNGHEEAVVQRFGRAVLFEATELGAFLALRLRAKHTGDVQIERTAPFNEFDEVPRAVREAAAAYEGRDSPSTPYAKFAAGTDHPDPEELVDAEL is encoded by the coding sequence GTGTTGCTGGTCGTGACGTACTCGCAGGCGGCCCGCCAGACCCTCCGGAACGTCTGTAACGGCCACGAGGAGGCGGTCGTCCAGCGGTTCGGGCGGGCGGTCCTGTTCGAGGCGACCGAACTCGGCGCCTTTCTCGCGCTCCGTCTGCGCGCGAAGCACACGGGCGACGTCCAGATAGAGCGGACCGCGCCGTTCAACGAATTCGACGAGGTACCGCGCGCGGTCCGCGAGGCCGCCGCGGCGTACGAGGGCCGCGACAGTCCGAGCACGCCGTACGCGAAGTTCGCGGCCGGAACCGACCACCCCGACCCCGAGGAACTGGTCGACGCCGAGCTATGA
- a CDS encoding DUF7857 domain-containing protein yields MANSFEADPAVGSDPAVDLDWRVDSSAGISLVELTVTNSAGTPRRVRLGNRLDGPVCPPRREGVPEAGWDDGGFEGVLAPGERRALGYAARAPPADPPVEVVWSERAGDSETDGNRTEIDRPAVEATPEGVVRALGDARPPADAVPVPAVEDCGTPSDADPVPDPVDAWLSAVETRADDGTADLSEDDRRALDAVARRIGALRDRADESATGGSP; encoded by the coding sequence ATGGCGAACTCCTTCGAAGCCGACCCCGCAGTCGGTTCCGACCCCGCGGTGGACCTCGACTGGCGCGTCGATTCCAGCGCCGGAATCTCGCTCGTGGAACTGACCGTGACGAACTCTGCTGGGACCCCGCGGCGGGTCCGACTCGGGAACCGCCTCGACGGACCGGTGTGCCCGCCCCGCCGCGAGGGCGTCCCCGAGGCCGGGTGGGACGACGGCGGCTTCGAGGGCGTCCTCGCGCCCGGCGAGCGGCGCGCGCTCGGCTACGCCGCGCGCGCCCCGCCCGCCGACCCCCCGGTCGAGGTGGTCTGGTCCGAGCGCGCCGGGGACTCCGAGACCGACGGGAACCGTACCGAAATCGACCGCCCCGCGGTCGAAGCGACCCCCGAGGGCGTCGTCCGGGCGCTCGGCGACGCCCGGCCACCTGCCGACGCCGTGCCGGTGCCCGCCGTCGAGGACTGTGGGACTCCCTCGGACGCCGACCCGGTCCCCGACCCGGTCGACGCGTGGCTCTCGGCGGTCGAGACGCGCGCCGACGACGGGACGGCCGACCTCTCCGAGGACGACCGCCGAGCGCTCGACGCGGTGGCCCGCCGAATCGGGGCCCTGCGCGACCGCGCCGACGAATCGGCGACGGGAGGGTCGCCGTGA
- a CDS encoding MinD/ParA family ATP-binding protein, translated as MILAVAGGKGGVGKSTLSLNLAAELDAVVVDADLGMADLPGARGPDLHDVLAGRADPVEAVCESGPVDILPCGRTLAGARAGDVTGLVAAVEAVAGAYGRVVVDCPAGMAADAGMPLLAADASLLVASPRTFALADALRTRALARELDAGLAAVALNRAGKNPPTDQIRSALGAPVVAVPDDERVARAQRHGIAVRSLAPGSCPAERFSELADEVRFRENQSCRS; from the coding sequence GTGATACTCGCGGTCGCGGGCGGCAAGGGCGGTGTCGGCAAGTCGACCCTCTCGCTCAACCTCGCGGCGGAACTCGACGCGGTGGTCGTGGACGCCGACCTCGGGATGGCAGACCTCCCCGGGGCGCGCGGGCCCGACCTCCACGACGTGCTGGCCGGGCGGGCCGACCCCGTCGAGGCGGTCTGCGAGTCGGGGCCGGTCGACATCCTCCCGTGCGGTCGGACGCTGGCGGGCGCGCGGGCGGGCGACGTGACCGGCCTCGTCGCGGCGGTCGAGGCGGTCGCGGGGGCGTACGGTCGGGTCGTCGTGGACTGTCCCGCCGGGATGGCCGCCGACGCCGGAATGCCCCTGCTGGCGGCCGACGCGTCGTTGCTGGTCGCCTCGCCACGGACGTTCGCGCTGGCCGATGCGCTCCGGACGCGGGCGCTCGCGCGAGAACTCGACGCCGGACTCGCGGCGGTCGCGCTGAACCGCGCGGGAAAGAATCCGCCGACCGACCAGATTCGGTCGGCGCTCGGCGCGCCGGTCGTGGCGGTCCCCGACGACGAGCGGGTCGCTCGCGCCCAGCGCCACGGAATCGCGGTCCGGTCGCTCGCGCCCGGGAGTTGCCCAGCCGAACGGTTCTCGGAACTGGCCGACGAAGTCCGGTTTCGCGAGAATCAGTCCTGCAGGTCGTAG
- a CDS encoding transcription initiation factor IIB, which yields MSKARSPSPTCPECDGRLTADRDETVCADCGLVVAEDRIDRGPEWRSFSDDDTSKERTGAPLTRSRHDRGLSTEIGHSGDLRLTGRKRRRVARMRREHDRARIASKTERNQVYAFTEIRRLVSALQLSETVRDRACVLFESAQSEDLLRGRSLEGFASAAVYATCRTASVSRTLDEVLDVARATRSELKTAYDALNRELGLPTGPIDPREYLPRFASRLDLPTEVERRAAELVERGFDENLVSGRNPGGFAAACLYAAARERGRDVTQAEAAEVADVTAVTLRSAYYDLQD from the coding sequence ATGAGCAAAGCACGCTCTCCCTCGCCGACCTGCCCCGAGTGCGACGGACGACTGACCGCCGACCGCGACGAGACGGTCTGCGCCGACTGCGGTCTGGTGGTCGCCGAGGACCGCATCGACCGCGGTCCCGAGTGGCGGTCGTTCAGCGACGACGACACGAGCAAGGAGCGGACCGGCGCGCCCCTCACCCGGTCGCGCCACGACCGCGGGCTGAGTACCGAGATCGGCCACTCCGGCGACCTCCGGCTGACGGGGCGAAAGCGCAGGCGGGTCGCCCGGATGCGCAGGGAACACGACCGCGCCCGAATCGCCTCGAAGACCGAACGCAATCAGGTGTACGCCTTCACCGAGATTCGCCGCCTCGTGAGCGCGCTCCAGCTGTCGGAGACGGTTCGGGACCGCGCCTGCGTCCTGTTCGAGTCGGCCCAGTCGGAGGACCTGCTCCGCGGGCGGTCGCTGGAGGGGTTCGCGTCGGCCGCGGTGTACGCGACCTGCCGGACCGCCTCGGTCTCGCGCACGCTCGACGAGGTCCTCGACGTGGCTCGCGCGACCCGCAGCGAACTCAAGACCGCCTACGACGCCCTGAACCGCGAACTCGGCCTGCCCACGGGCCCCATCGACCCCCGCGAGTACCTGCCGCGGTTCGCCAGCCGCCTCGACCTCCCCACCGAGGTCGAGCGCCGCGCGGCCGAACTGGTCGAGCGCGGGTTCGACGAGAACCTCGTCAGCGGCCGCAACCCCGGCGGGTTCGCCGCGGCCTGCCTCTACGCCGCGGCGCGCGAGCGGGGTCGCGACGTGACCCAAGCGGAGGCCGCCGAGGTGGCCGACGTGACGGCCGTGACCCTCCGGTCGGCGTACTACGACCTGCAGGACTGA
- a CDS encoding DUF7858 family protein, with protein MTLSDIADGLEVTTEQRDRGVAAVDARPGELRERLAEFADDLPCDPASAAAILEGHTAGKSVGASAREAGVAPVTASKTLHLLGCEGVSPLTPRAHEVLRDWLSADLSRTEARELTGASETEFALAAFVETHDPIPGSGGVVEGAFEDRGGATLAKRDELGETYSSVGDLL; from the coding sequence GTGACGCTCTCGGACATCGCCGACGGCCTCGAAGTCACCACCGAGCAGCGCGACCGCGGGGTCGCGGCGGTGGACGCTCGGCCCGGCGAACTCCGCGAGCGACTCGCGGAGTTCGCCGACGACCTGCCCTGCGACCCCGCGTCGGCCGCCGCGATTCTGGAGGGCCACACCGCCGGGAAGTCGGTCGGCGCGAGCGCCCGCGAGGCGGGAGTCGCGCCCGTCACCGCGTCCAAGACCCTCCACCTGCTCGGCTGTGAGGGCGTCTCGCCGCTGACGCCGCGCGCACACGAGGTCCTCAGAGATTGGCTCTCGGCCGACCTCTCTCGGACCGAGGCCCGCGAGCTGACCGGCGCGTCCGAGACGGAGTTCGCGCTGGCGGCGTTCGTCGAGACCCACGACCCGATTCCGGGGTCAGGCGGCGTCGTCGAGGGAGCGTTCGAGGACCGCGGGGGCGCGACGCTCGCCAAGCGCGACGAACTCGGTGAGACCTACAGTAGCGTGGGCGACCTCCTGTAG
- a CDS encoding ParA family protein: protein MAHSTATLVGATGGAGTTRLAVELGATLARDGRDVAVLDAAFATEGLARHVSGRIDPDVTELLTEDRPVSAGLRDHDAAADLAGRLAVCPARAPFERVARAKTADAARRFETLLADAAEAFDHVLVDAPPVAANQSVAAVNAADRVAVVAPASERGVDAVQRALGRVADVGASADLVLANRAEPDHPVRSADAAVPESDATGVRAVPASAPDPEAEFAPAVARAAEALFDAELDLEFEESGLFDLDAEEYLPDPLS, encoded by the coding sequence ATGGCCCACTCCACCGCCACCCTCGTCGGCGCGACCGGCGGGGCCGGAACCACGCGACTCGCGGTCGAACTCGGCGCGACGCTCGCCCGCGACGGCCGCGACGTCGCGGTCCTCGACGCCGCGTTCGCCACCGAGGGACTCGCCCGCCACGTCTCGGGACGCATCGACCCCGACGTGACCGAACTGCTCACGGAGGACCGACCGGTCTCGGCGGGCCTGCGCGACCACGACGCCGCCGCCGACCTCGCGGGGCGACTCGCGGTCTGCCCGGCCCGCGCGCCGTTCGAGCGCGTGGCCCGCGCCAAGACCGCCGACGCCGCACGGCGGTTCGAGACCCTGCTCGCCGACGCCGCCGAGGCGTTCGACCACGTCCTCGTGGACGCGCCGCCGGTCGCCGCGAACCAGAGCGTGGCCGCCGTGAACGCCGCCGACCGCGTGGCCGTCGTCGCGCCCGCCAGCGAGCGCGGCGTGGACGCGGTCCAGCGCGCGCTCGGCCGCGTCGCCGACGTGGGCGCGAGCGCGGACCTCGTCCTCGCCAACCGCGCCGAGCCCGACCACCCGGTCCGGAGCGCCGACGCCGCTGTCCCCGAGAGCGACGCGACCGGCGTCCGGGCGGTCCCCGCCAGCGCGCCCGACCCCGAAGCCGAGTTCGCGCCCGCGGTCGCGCGCGCCGCCGAGGCCCTCTTCGACGCGGAACTGGACCTCGAATTCGAGGAGTCGGGGCTGTTCGACCTCGACGCCGAGGAGTACCTGCCCGACCCGCTGTCCTGA
- a CDS encoding HIT family protein: protein MSQDDCIFCQIVEGDIPSRTVFEDDTAKAFLDANPLAPGHTLVVPKEHYETLSEVPEETAAHLFGVLHRLNTAVQNAVDAPAANVAFNDGPAAGQEVPHVHGHIIPRFEDDGGRPIHAVAGQRPDLSDEKLDEIAAEIQNTR from the coding sequence ATGAGCCAAGACGACTGCATCTTCTGCCAGATAGTCGAGGGCGACATCCCGAGCCGAACCGTCTTCGAGGACGACACCGCGAAGGCCTTCCTCGACGCGAACCCCCTCGCGCCCGGCCACACCCTCGTCGTTCCGAAAGAGCACTACGAGACGCTGAGCGAGGTGCCCGAGGAGACCGCCGCCCACCTGTTCGGCGTGCTCCATCGGCTCAACACCGCGGTCCAGAACGCGGTGGACGCGCCCGCCGCCAACGTCGCGTTCAACGACGGCCCCGCCGCCGGACAGGAGGTCCCGCACGTCCACGGCCACATCATCCCGCGGTTCGAGGACGACGGCGGCAGACCCATCCACGCGGTCGCGGGCCAGCGCCCGGACCTCTCCGACGAGAAGCTCGACGAGATCGCCGCGGAGATTCAGAACACGCGGTAG